The genome window ACAATTGAATACAGCAACAACTGAACCTGTTTTTCTTCGGGGAGGCGATTTTTAAAGTGAAAAAAGAACGATACATGCTGACCAGCGCACTGCCATACGCGAACGGACCCATTCACCTCGGACATTTGGCTGGCGCGTACTTACCGGGTGATATTTTTGCGCGATACAGCCGCATGAAAGGGCGTGATGTGCTATACATATGCGGTTCCGATGAACACGGCGTTCCGATTATGCTGCGCGCCCGCGCAGAAGGCGTTTCGCCGCAGGATATTGTGGACCGCTATCACGCAATTATCAAAGATAGTTTCGAAAAAGTGGGCATGTCATTCGATTTCTACGGGCGAACCTCTTCTCCGGTGCATCACGAAACCAGCCAGGATTTTTTCCGGACACTGGCGGAGAAAAACAAGTTCATCCTCAAATCCGAAGAACAATTGTTTGACGAAGAAGCCGGTATTTTTTTGGCGGACAGGTTTGTGCGCGGCACTTGCCCAAACTGCGGATATGAGGATGCCTACGGTGATCAGTGCGAAAAATGCGGCACCTCGCTCAGCCCGACAGAATTGATAAATCCGCGCAGCGCCATCACCGATACAAAACCGGTGATGAAGGAAACCACCCACTGGTATTTACCGCTGGCGGAATTCCAGAAACGGTTGGAAGACTGGATCAACACCCGCGAAAACTGGCGCCCGAATGTGATGGGACAAATCAAAAGCTGGTTCAATCAGGAATTGAAAGACCGTGCGATGACCCGCGATTTACCCTGGGGCGTCAATATTCCCGCCGATGTCGCGGAAAAAGCCGGTGTCGATCCGTCCGGCAAAAAGCTGTATGTCTGGTTCGATGCGCCGATCGGCTACATTTCCGCATCCAAAGAATGGGCAATTCAGCAGGGTAATCCGGATGCCTGGAAACCATATTGGCAACACCCGGACAGCAAATTGGTGCACTTCATCGGGAAAGATAATATCGTTTTCCACTGCCTGATTTTCCCGGCGATGTTGATGGAACACGGCGATTACGTGCTGCCGATGAACGTGCCGGCCAACGAATTTCTGAATCTGGAAGGCAACAAATTTTCAACCAGCCGCAATTATGCGGTTTGGCTGAATGAATATCTCGAAAAATTTGATCCCGATTCGCTGCGCTACACGCTGACCGCAAACATGCCAGAAACCCGTGACGCAGATTTTTCGTGGAGCGAATTTCAATCGCGGCACAACAACGAACTTGCGGATATTTTGGGAAATTTTGTAAACCGCACGTTCACATTTATCAGCAAATATTATGAAAATGAATTGCCGCAACGCGCCGCTCTCGATGCGATGGATCTCGAATTGCTGGAAAATATCGCGCAGACGCGCGATGGCGTTGGCGAAGCACTGGACAATTTCCAGTTTAAAGAAGCACTCAAACGATTGATGAATCTCGGGCGTTTCGCGAACAAATATTTTAACGATAAAGCGCCGTGGATCACCCGGAAATCCGATCCGCAGCAATGCGCCACAACCCTTAATTTATGCGCACAGACGATCCGCTCGCTGGCGGTGCTGATGAGTCCGTTCATCCCCTTTTCATCCGAAAAAATTTGGCGGATGATCCGGTTGGATGGAAAACCGGCGCAGGCAAACTGGGATGCCATTGCTGAACTGCAACTACCGGATGGGCACAAATTAGGTACTGCGGAAATCCTTTTCCGTAAAATTGAAGACGAAGTTATTCAGGCGGAAGTGGACAAATTAGCGCAGGCGCTGGCAGGCAATACTGCCGAAACTGCACAACCGGCGGAGGAGAAACAGTTGATCAGCATCGACGATTTTCAAAAAATAGAGCTGCGAACCGCAATAATTTTAGCAGCAGAAGCAGTACCCAAAGCCAGGAAATTATTGAAGTTACAAGTTGACCTCGGCACAGAAAAACGGCAGCTTGTCGCCGGACTGGCGGAACACTACCAGCCGGAGGAACTGGTCGGGAAAACCGTAATTATGCTTGCAAACCTGCAACCTGCTACCATTCGCGGCGTCGAATCGCAAGGCATGTTGCTGGCGGTTGAAGGCGAAAACGGACTGGCGATCCTCACTCCCGAAAAACCGGTGCAACCGGGCAAACGGGTTTCATAAATTAGCAGAAAGGATGCACAGCCTATGCGATATATTTTTATCCTTTTAGCTGCAATCCTGTTGATTACCGGATGTGGTAAACCTCAGGAATCGCCAAAAAAACCGGATGTTTCGGCGAGAGCACTGCCGCTGGCTGCGGAAAACGCCGATTCGCTGGTTTATACCATGCGCTCCATCGAAAAGCGCAGCGGCGATTGCAGTGGTGGAAACGGCTGCGCAACGGTTCAGCTAACTTTTCCGGAGATCGTATCTGCGCAGCGAAATGCCGTTGCAGATTCGCTCCGTCTATTAACACAATCGCATATTTTTGCGCCAGTTTACGCGGACGAGGAAATCAACGCGCGCGGCATAATGGCACGAACTGCCGATGGATTTGCAGATCAATTTTTTGCCGAATTCGAGAAAATGCAGCAGGAATCGCCCGGATATGTCTCCGCCTGGACAGTGGAACGCAACATGCGCGTGTTGCGAAATGCGCCGCCGCTGCTGTCGCTGGAAATCAGCGAAATGACTTACACCGGCGGTGCGCACCCGAATTCATTCACGCGATACATTAATATTGATACGCGAACAGGTCAACAGATCCGGTTGACTGATCTGCTGAAATCCGGCGCACTCGAAAAATTGCAGGCAATCGCGGAAAAACGTTTCCGCGCCCAAATGGAAATGCCCGAAAAAGAAAGCTGGGAGCAGAAGGGATTTTTCTTCGAAAACAACAGCTTTGAGCTGAATGACAATTTCCGGATTGGCGACAACGGGCTGGAATTTCTGTTCAATCCATACGAAATTGCGCCATACGCATTTGGCGCGATGACCCTCGAATTGCCCTATTCAGAGATTGGCGACCTGTTGAGCAAATCTGAATATCTTCAATAAATACAGATACTTACACGCCACTTTATTGAAAATAAAAAAGGGCGCGACAACGCCGCGCCCCTACAATCACATCTTTTTCAAATTTCAAAAATTTTGCTGTTACAACGGCTTTACCGCTTCGATGGTTGACGAAAGCACATAATTATCAATTGCTGAACCGGGCACCCATTCGCGGATAAATTCGCGGCTCTCATCTTTCGGTTGCAGCCGGACATCTTCAAATCCAACCGCTGCCAGCATTTTCTCCAGCGAATCGACCGTGGATGCGCCGGAAACGCAACCGGAATACATCGCCAAATCATTTTTGATATGATCCGGCAGCGTCGCCGTTGCGACCACATCGGAAATCGCCAGTCTTCCGCCGGGCTTCAGCACCCGGAACGATTCCCGAAAAACCTGCTCTTTTTCCGGTGACAAATTGATCACGCAGTTGGAAATAATCACATCAACTGTTGCGTCTGCCAATGGCAAATGTTCGATTTCGCCCAACCGGAATTCAACATTCGTAAATCCAGCATTTTCAGCATTTTGGCGTGCCTTGCTGATCATATCCGGCGTCATGTCCACACCGATAACAGCACCGCTTTCGCCAACGGCGCGTGCCGCCAGAAAACAATCGAATCCGGCACCGCTGCCCAAATCGAGCACGGTTTCGCCGCTTTTCAGTGCAGCTATCGCCTGCGGATTTCCGCAACCGAGACCCAAATTTGCGCCATCTGGCACACTGCCGAGTTCGTCCGCTGAGTAGCCCAATTGTTGGGAAATTTGATCCGGATTAATTTGTATGGTGGGTTCGCAACAGCCGGAAGAACCGCAGCCCGTTTGTTCGGACCGGGCAATTTTCGCATAATTTTCCCGCACTGCCTCGCGAATTTGATCATTTTTCAATTGCATCTGTAAAGCTCCTTTTTTTGGTTATTGTTCACTGCGTAAGACGAAAGAGCTTTCCAAAAGACGCAACATTTTTTGAAAAATCAGCATTTTTCGCAATCGTTGCGTTCGTAATCGTAAATATTGCCGGTTGGATCGACGATCACGCGGCAGCAGGCGAGATAAATCTGTTTCAATAACTCGCGACCACGCAGAATGCGCGATTTGGTTGCGGAGAGGGAAAGATTGAGTTTTTGGGCAATTTCTTTTTGCGGTAATCCCATCAGGTCGGCCATCCACACCGGTTCCCGGTAGTTTTTTGGCAACATCAGCATCATCGGCTTGAGGCATTCAGCGATTTCCTGACGGGCAGCATCACTTTTTTCAGAATCCGGTTCCGGCAGATGTTCTGACAACTCTGCCGGAATTTTCCGGGTTCGATAATGGTCGATAATTGCATTTCGGGAGATCTGATAAATCCAGCTTTTTAAATGTGTTATATCACTCAGCGAATCGGTTTTCTCAAATATTTTCAGAAAAATATCCTGCACGATATCCTCCGCAACAGCGGCATCGGAAACGCGTTTTTGCACAAAACCGTGCAGCTGATCGTGATATTCCTGCCAGATTTTCTCAAAATCAATCATCATTCACTCAAATTATTTTGATACAATCATTCATTTCCAGATTGCGGCGGTGCCGGTGGCGCCGGTTTGTCCACAACAACGATGGTCACCGTTTGCGATGCCTGCAGCCCGGCGGCATCTTTCACCACAAAATCGATACGATAGGTGCCCTGCTGATCATCGCCGGGTGTCCAACTGAATTCGCCGGAGTTAGCATCAAGATTGGCACCGGGCGGCATCGTGGCTGCGCTGTATTGCAATTTGCCGTTGTCTTCAGAATCGGGATCGTTACCTTCCAAACGGAATTGCAGCGATTCACCTTCAGTAATTTGTTGTTCACCGGGAGCGTTCAGGCTCGGCTGGCGATTAACATTCTCAACCGTAACTGCAACATTTACAGTTACTTCGGCACTGCCATCGCTAACCGCGTAAGTAAGCGAATGACTGCCGCTCTGGTTGAAATCGGGTTTCCAGGAAACAGTGCGGCTGGCCGCATCGAATGATGCACCGGCAGGCAAATTAGACATTGAATATGCCAATTTTCCGGCATCTTCCGTATCGGGATCGCTGGCTTCCGGCAATTGGGTGCTCCACGATTCATCTTCTGTTGCGGTTTGTGCGGCAGGTTCAGCCAAAACCGGCGGACGATTGACGTGCCGGATGCTGATTGTCGCAGTTTCTGAATCGCTGGCGCCAACCGGATCGTTCACAGAAATCGTGATGGAATATTCACCGCTTTGCTCAAACGTCGGCGTCCAGCTCAGTGCGCCGTTTTCGGGATTGAGCACTGCGCCGGCGGGTAAATTTTCCGCGCTGTAGCGCAGCTTTCCGGCATCTTCCGCATCAGGATCACTGGCGCTGAAAGTGACATTCAGCGGTTGGTTTTCATCGCCGGATGCGGACGAAACCGCCGCAAATTCCGGGGCACGATTCACATGATTAACAGTGATATTCACCGGCTGCTCAGCGCTGGCACCTGCCGGATCGCTGACAACCGCAGTGAGCGCATACGAGCCGGACTGCTCAAACGAGGGTGTCCAATTGAATTGTCCGGTTGCGGCATCCAACTGGGCACCGGCGGGTAAATTTGCGATGCTGTAAACCAGCTTCCCGGCGTCCTCCGTATCCGGATCACTGCCGGAAAGCGCGATGCCCAACGGCTGATTTTCATCAACAGTTGCGGCGGCAACGGCGGCAAGTGCCGGCATGCGGTTCACATGGTTTACTGTAACGGCGGCAACTTGCTGTGCGCTCAGTCCGGCGGGATCGATCACCGAAAATGTGATGGAATATTCACCCGATTGCTCGAACGTCGGCAGCCAGGTGAAAGTGCCGGTTGCATCGTCAAATGTTGAGCCGACAGGCAAACTGTTTGCCGATAGCTTCAATTTTCCGGCATCTTCCGTGTCGGGATCGCTGGCTGTTACTGTAAATGTAAGTGTCTGATTTTCATCAACTTGCTGCGCAGAAATTGCCGCAAGTTCCGGCACGCGATTCACATGTTTCACCTGAATAACGGTTGATGTAGAATCGCTGTATTCGCCATCGCTGACAACAAAAGTTACCGGATATTCACCCGATTGGTCAAATGTGGGTGTCCACGAAAACGCGCCGGATGTGGCATCCAACGTCGCACCTTCGGGCAGCGAAATTGCGGAAAATACCAGCTTCCCGCTGTCTTCCGTATCGGGATCACTGGCGGAAAGGCTGAACTGCAGCGGCTGGTTTTCGTCAATTTGCTGTGCGGCGGCTTCCACAATTACCGGTGCACGATTGACGTGATTGACCGTCACTGCCACCTGCTGATCTGCAACCAACCCAGACGGATCAGTAACCGCGAACCGGACATCGTAGCTGCCGGATTGCTCGAATGTGGGCGTCCACGAAAATGTGCGGGTTGCCGGATCAAATGTTGCGCCGACCGGCAAATTTTCGGCGGAGAGAGTCAACTTTCCGTCATCTTCCACATCGGGATCACTGCCGCTGATAGAAAATGTAAGCGATTGATTTTCATCAACTTGCTGTGCCATAATTTGATCGAGAACCGGCGTGCGGTTTACATGCGTAACCACGATATCGAAACTTGTTGTATCGCTGAGGTTTCCGGCGGTCATGATCATTCGGATGTCCGCATAATTACCGGATTGGTCAAATGTTGGTGTCCACGAAAATGTGCGAGTTGCCGGATCGAACGCTGCACCGGCCGGTAAATTTTCCGCCCGGAAAGCAACGGCGTTCTGGTCTTCGCTATCCGGCTCGTTGCCGGATACTTGCACAACGAGCATCTCGTTTTCGGGAATCGATTGTGCGGCAATTGCATCCAAAACCGGCGGACGATCCACATGTTGAATTTGCAACGTTGTGGTTTCGCGATCGATGCCGCCTGCGCCGTCTTCCATCAAAAAATCGACGACGTAACTGCCCGATTGCTCGAATGTGGGTGTCCACGAAAAAGTGCGGGTTGCCGGATCAAACGTTGCACCCTCCGGTAAATTTTCGGCATAATAGTTGAGCCGTTGCTGATCTTCCACATCGGGATCGCTCCCGGCTTCCAACGTAAAAGTAAGCAACTGGTTTTCCGCAATGCCGGCATCCGGGGGACGTGGTAAATCCGGATTGCGATTGACATGCGCAACGTTCAGCGCAATCGTATCGCTGGCGCTCAATTCGGATTCGGTTTGCTCAACAATCCGGAAAACGAGATCGTTGTATGTTCCCGATTGCTCAAATGTGGGTGTCCACAAAAATGTGCCGGTTTGGTCGTCAAATGTGGCACCTTCCGGCAGATTAAATGCCTGATACACAAACGCGTCGCCATCCGGTTCGGTAGCATCCAATTGAATCGTAAACAGTTCATTTTCTTTCAATTGCATATCGGTGAGGTCTGCCAGACGCGGGCTGTTGTTGTGCCGTAAAATTTCTGTGTGATTGTTGGCAGCGAGGAACACATACACATCCCGTTTGTAAACGCCGTAGCTGATACCCTCGGTCGAAAACTGGCCTTCGAGGAACGGTTTGGCGAGATCGTTAACATTCACAATTCGCAATCCGGAATTTCGATTTGCCAAATAGACATAGCTGCCGGATTTGTGAATGCTGCCAACAAAGCCGCCTTTGCCAAACTGACTAACGATCACCGGGGATTCCGGCGTGGAAATGTCCGCGATGGTGAGTCCGCCGGGTCCTTCTGCCATATATACGTAAGGGCTTTCAACCTGAACCATCATTGTGTTAAAATTGGTGCGCAGTTGACCGATTTGTTGGGGTTCGCTACCGGACAAATCGAAAATCAGCAGTCCGTTGTTTTTGGCTGCCGCATACAGTTTACCGTCCTGAACGGTGGTTTGCTGAATCCATTTTCCCGGTGTTCTGATGTGCCGGATGACCGGCGCCGTTACATCGGCGATGTCTACGATTGCAAATCCGGAATCGCCCATTGCCGCATATAACTGCTGCCCCTCAACAAATGCATCATATGCGTTTCCGGGTAATTTGATGCCTGCAATCCGATGGATATGTGTGGCATCGCTATAATCATAGATGATCACACCCGATGAATGGTTGGCAACATATGCCCGGTTATCGCGGACAAATGTTGCGTAGGATTCATCTTCCGACGGAAAAACGGCGAGTTGTTTTGGATTTCTAATATCAGAAATATCAACAACTTGTAATCCTGCCCAAAAATTGGTGATAAACAGCAAATCGCCCGAAAGTGTTACTTGCCGGGCACCGTCCTTATATTCCAGAACCGACTGTGGCGGTGTAATTTGAGCGATGCGCTCAGCCGTTGCTTTTTGGGCAAACACACTATTTGTCATGCCTCCTGCAACGGTCATCATAAAAATTAATGTTAAGCAATATCCCAATGCCTTCATCAACCACTCCTGTGTACTTTGTTGAATTAAGGAAAATATACCAAACCCATCCAGCCAAAGCAATGATTCCATTTAGGTTATCAAAGATTTTAGCCAATTTGATTGTAGCAAATATCCTACCAACATACTATTATCGGCAATAATAAATTTGTCGTATCACCTAAATAGTTGGTTTGATAAAGATATCACTTGCGTCTGAATTTCAAATCGTTAGAAATCATTCGAGAAGCCCTTTAAGAAGACTATCAAAAAGTGTAAAAAAAATGATCACTTTTGCGAGGAAATGTGGAGGGAAAAACAGTAATTCTCGTGTCGGTATTCAATTTGCAGATAAATTTTGATGAACATCCGCTGGCGAATGGAAGCTGATGCCCGGTAACCCGTCACCGTTTTCGCCGGTGATGCGTAAATAAAAGCCCCAATCAAAATCTGTATTCGTGATTTTGAGCAGCAATTTATTGTACCCGGGACGTAGCACAACGGTTACTAAATCGCGATCCAGCTTGGCATCTTCTTTCAAATAATGTTGCCAAATCAAATCGTCATTCAGCCATAGTTTGCAGGTTTCATCTGTGCCCAAACGGATTTGCACTTTCTGTTCTTCAGATGCGTAAACATAAGTCCAAGCGTAGGCAACCGCCCAGGTGTATGGCTGAAATTGTGCCTGCAAATTGACGTATCCATCCAGATAGCCGTCGTTTGCGGGCTGCCAGGGGTGCGCTTTTCCGTTAAAAATATGATCGGACTGGGTTTTTTGGCGCATTTCCGGCGGAAAAGCGT of Calditrichia bacterium contains these proteins:
- the metG gene encoding methionine--tRNA ligase — translated: MFKVKKERYMLTSALPYANGPIHLGHLAGAYLPGDIFARYSRMKGRDVLYICGSDEHGVPIMLRARAEGVSPQDIVDRYHAIIKDSFEKVGMSFDFYGRTSSPVHHETSQDFFRTLAEKNKFILKSEEQLFDEEAGIFLADRFVRGTCPNCGYEDAYGDQCEKCGTSLSPTELINPRSAITDTKPVMKETTHWYLPLAEFQKRLEDWINTRENWRPNVMGQIKSWFNQELKDRAMTRDLPWGVNIPADVAEKAGVDPSGKKLYVWFDAPIGYISASKEWAIQQGNPDAWKPYWQHPDSKLVHFIGKDNIVFHCLIFPAMLMEHGDYVLPMNVPANEFLNLEGNKFSTSRNYAVWLNEYLEKFDPDSLRYTLTANMPETRDADFSWSEFQSRHNNELADILGNFVNRTFTFISKYYENELPQRAALDAMDLELLENIAQTRDGVGEALDNFQFKEALKRLMNLGRFANKYFNDKAPWITRKSDPQQCATTLNLCAQTIRSLAVLMSPFIPFSSEKIWRMIRLDGKPAQANWDAIAELQLPDGHKLGTAEILFRKIEDEVIQAEVDKLAQALAGNTAETAQPAEEKQLISIDDFQKIELRTAIILAAEAVPKARKLLKLQVDLGTEKRQLVAGLAEHYQPEELVGKTVIMLANLQPATIRGVESQGMLLAVEGENGLAILTPEKPVQPGKRVS
- a CDS encoding DUF3298 domain-containing protein — its product is MRYIFILLAAILLITGCGKPQESPKKPDVSARALPLAAENADSLVYTMRSIEKRSGDCSGGNGCATVQLTFPEIVSAQRNAVADSLRLLTQSHIFAPVYADEEINARGIMARTADGFADQFFAEFEKMQQESPGYVSAWTVERNMRVLRNAPPLLSLEISEMTYTGGAHPNSFTRYINIDTRTGQQIRLTDLLKSGALEKLQAIAEKRFRAQMEMPEKESWEQKGFFFENNSFELNDNFRIGDNGLEFLFNPYEIAPYAFGAMTLELPYSEIGDLLSKSEYLQ
- a CDS encoding arsenite methyltransferase; the protein is MQLKNDQIREAVRENYAKIARSEQTGCGSSGCCEPTIQINPDQISQQLGYSADELGSVPDGANLGLGCGNPQAIAALKSGETVLDLGSGAGFDCFLAARAVGESGAVIGVDMTPDMISKARQNAENAGFTNVEFRLGEIEHLPLADATVDVIISNCVINLSPEKEQVFRESFRVLKPGGRLAISDVVATATLPDHIKNDLAMYSGCVSGASTVDSLEKMLAAVGFEDVRLQPKDESREFIREWVPGSAIDNYVLSSTIEAVKPL
- the sigZ gene encoding RNA polymerase sigma factor SigZ; amino-acid sequence: MIDFEKIWQEYHDQLHGFVQKRVSDAAVAEDIVQDIFLKIFEKTDSLSDITHLKSWIYQISRNAIIDHYRTRKIPAELSEHLPEPDSEKSDAARQEIAECLKPMMLMLPKNYREPVWMADLMGLPQKEIAQKLNLSLSATKSRILRGRELLKQIYLACCRVIVDPTGNIYDYERNDCEKC
- a CDS encoding tandem-95 repeat protein; amino-acid sequence: MTNSVFAQKATAERIAQITPPQSVLEYKDGARQVTLSGDLLFITNFWAGLQVVDISDIRNPKQLAVFPSEDESYATFVRDNRAYVANHSSGVIIYDYSDATHIHRIAGIKLPGNAYDAFVEGQQLYAAMGDSGFAIVDIADVTAPVIRHIRTPGKWIQQTTVQDGKLYAAAKNNGLLIFDLSGSEPQQIGQLRTNFNTMMVQVESPYVYMAEGPGGLTIADISTPESPVIVSQFGKGGFVGSIHKSGSYVYLANRNSGLRIVNVNDLAKPFLEGQFSTEGISYGVYKRDVYVFLAANNHTEILRHNNSPRLADLTDMQLKENELFTIQLDATEPDGDAFVYQAFNLPEGATFDDQTGTFLWTPTFEQSGTYNDLVFRIVEQTESELSASDTIALNVAHVNRNPDLPRPPDAGIAENQLLTFTLEAGSDPDVEDQQRLNYYAENLPEGATFDPATRTFSWTPTFEQSGSYVVDFLMEDGAGGIDRETTTLQIQHVDRPPVLDAIAAQSIPENEMLVVQVSGNEPDSEDQNAVAFRAENLPAGAAFDPATRTFSWTPTFDQSGNYADIRMIMTAGNLSDTTSFDIVVTHVNRTPVLDQIMAQQVDENQSLTFSISGSDPDVEDDGKLTLSAENLPVGATFDPATRTFSWTPTFEQSGSYDVRFAVTDPSGLVADQQVAVTVNHVNRAPVIVEAAAQQIDENQPLQFSLSASDPDTEDSGKLVFSAISLPEGATLDATSGAFSWTPTFDQSGEYPVTFVVSDGEYSDSTSTVIQVKHVNRVPELAAISAQQVDENQTLTFTVTASDPDTEDAGKLKLSANSLPVGSTFDDATGTFTWLPTFEQSGEYSITFSVIDPAGLSAQQVAAVTVNHVNRMPALAAVAAATVDENQPLGIALSGSDPDTEDAGKLVYSIANLPAGAQLDAATGQFNWTPSFEQSGSYALTAVVSDPAGASAEQPVNITVNHVNRAPEFAAVSSASGDENQPLNVTFSASDPDAEDAGKLRYSAENLPAGAVLNPENGALSWTPTFEQSGEYSITISVNDPVGASDSETATISIRHVNRPPVLAEPAAQTATEDESWSTQLPEASDPDTEDAGKLAYSMSNLPAGASFDAASRTVSWKPDFNQSGSHSLTYAVSDGSAEVTVNVAVTVENVNRQPSLNAPGEQQITEGESLQFRLEGNDPDSEDNGKLQYSAATMPPGANLDANSGEFSWTPGDDQQGTYRIDFVVKDAAGLQASQTVTIVVVDKPAPPAPPQSGNE